One window from the genome of Methylomarinovum caldicuralii encodes:
- a CDS encoding type IV pilus assembly protein FimV — MAGYADSPVEAAFFLDRWLRLQPVDQLDSATAWSFLTREIHRDPRRLVLHLARIRAAVGLDAEALYAALVDLVLTLEGRGRGLQRRMIRGAGKWLKAERRQMLERYLAGRLPLQSLPLSPRSVLQAGAVGMLQMTAATKPAAVPVDLIEAARSCLALGQLDQARELFEQRLFEEPDCRTARQELLAIYRALDDRENFARLRAHLQSHGCLDPDWEAFHAGALP; from the coding sequence ATGGCCGGATACGCAGATTCTCCCGTGGAGGCTGCGTTTTTTCTCGATCGCTGGTTGCGCCTGCAACCGGTGGATCAGCTCGATTCCGCTACCGCCTGGTCCTTCCTGACCCGGGAAATTCACCGCGATCCCCGGCGACTGGTGCTGCACCTGGCCCGAATCCGTGCCGCGGTGGGACTGGATGCGGAGGCGCTTTATGCCGCTCTGGTGGATCTGGTGCTAACCCTGGAAGGGCGGGGCCGCGGCTTGCAGCGGCGCATGATCCGGGGCGCGGGAAAATGGCTGAAAGCGGAGCGCCGGCAGATGCTGGAACGCTATCTTGCCGGCCGTCTGCCGCTGCAGTCCCTGCCGCTTTCCCCGCGTTCCGTCCTCCAGGCCGGCGCTGTCGGTATGCTGCAGATGACCGCAGCCACCAAGCCGGCAGCGGTGCCAGTCGATCTCATCGAAGCCGCCCGGTCCTGTCTGGCACTGGGTCAGCTGGATCAGGCGCGGGAGTTGTTCGAGCAGAGATTGTTCGAGGAACCGGACTGCCGGACGGCCCGTCAGGAATTGCTGGCCATCTACCGCGCCCTCGATGACCGGGAAAACTTCGCCCGCCTGCGCGCGCATCTCCAAAGCCACGGTTGCCTGGATCCGGACTGGGAGGCGTTCCATGCCGGGGCGCTGCCATGA
- the cysM gene encoding cysteine synthase CysM gives MTTIDPSRFPTIEACIGNTPLVRLQRLPGETSNLILAKLEGNNPAGSVKDRPALSMIKHAEERGEIRPGDRLIEATSGNTGIALAMVAAIKGYRMTLIMPENMSVERRAVMKAYGAEIILVSAEGGMEEARDLAEAMAARGEGKLLNQFSNPDNPRAHYEGTGPEIWRDTFGAITHFVSAMGTTGTIMGVSRFLKEKNPAVQIVGVQPGEGAKIPGIRRWPPEYLPQIYDASRVDRILDISQEAAEETTRQLAAREGIFCGISSGGAVAAALQLSRQVENAVIVTIICDRGDRYLSTGVFPA, from the coding sequence ATGACCACCATCGACCCCAGCCGCTTCCCCACCATCGAAGCCTGTATCGGCAATACCCCTCTGGTGCGCCTGCAGCGCCTGCCCGGTGAAACCTCCAACCTCATCCTGGCCAAGCTGGAGGGCAACAATCCCGCTGGCTCGGTCAAGGACCGCCCGGCCCTGAGCATGATCAAACACGCCGAGGAACGGGGCGAGATCCGCCCCGGCGATCGTCTGATCGAAGCTACCAGCGGCAATACTGGGATCGCCCTGGCCATGGTGGCTGCCATAAAGGGCTATCGCATGACCCTGATCATGCCCGAGAACATGAGCGTGGAGCGGCGCGCGGTCATGAAGGCCTACGGCGCCGAGATCATTCTGGTGTCGGCGGAAGGCGGCATGGAAGAAGCCCGCGACCTGGCCGAAGCCATGGCCGCCCGCGGCGAAGGTAAACTCCTCAACCAGTTCTCCAATCCGGACAATCCCCGCGCCCACTACGAAGGCACCGGCCCGGAAATCTGGCGCGACACCTTCGGCGCCATTACGCACTTCGTCAGCGCCATGGGGACCACCGGCACCATCATGGGTGTTTCCCGGTTTTTGAAGGAAAAGAATCCGGCGGTCCAGATCGTCGGCGTCCAGCCCGGCGAAGGCGCCAAAATTCCCGGCATCCGCCGCTGGCCTCCGGAATACCTGCCCCAGATCTATGACGCCTCCCGGGTTGACCGGATCCTGGACATCTCCCAGGAAGCGGCCGAGGAAACCACCCGCCAACTGGCCGCCCGGGAAGGCATCTTCTGCGGCATCTCCTCCGGCGGGGCGGTTGCCGCGGCCCTGCAACTGTCCCGGCAGGTGGAAAACGCCGTCATCGTTACCATCATCTGCGACCGGGGCGACCGCTACCTGTCCACGGGAGTGTTTCCAGCCTGA
- a CDS encoding 6-phosphofructokinase, translating into MTPQNAFYAQSGGVTAVINVSACAVIETAHRHPDKIGKVYAGRNGIVGALTEDLIDTSRESDAAIAALRHTPGAAFGSCRYKLKSLEENRAQYERLIEVFRAHNIGCFFYNGGNDSADTCHKVSQLSEAMGFPIRAIHIPKTVDNDLPVTDCCPGYASAAKYVALSTLEASMDVASMSATSTKVFVFEVMGRHAGWIAAAGGMASTSERPVPIVILFPEVPFDQDAFLARVKAEVSKHGYCSVVVSEGVRRADGKFLADAGYTDAFGHTQLGGVAPVVARMIYGELGLRTHWAVADYLQRSARHIASHTDVEHAYAVGRAAVELAIAGGNALMVTIERSADDPYRWEIGSAPLEEIANREKHMPADFITADGFGITDACRRYLQPLIRGEDYPPFAEDGLPRYARLQNAPVEKILNTPFEP; encoded by the coding sequence ATGACCCCGCAGAATGCTTTCTATGCCCAGTCCGGCGGCGTCACCGCCGTCATCAACGTCTCTGCATGCGCGGTGATCGAAACCGCCCACCGTCACCCGGACAAGATCGGCAAGGTCTATGCCGGCCGCAACGGGATCGTCGGAGCCCTGACCGAAGATCTGATCGACACTTCCCGGGAAAGCGACGCAGCCATCGCCGCCCTGCGCCACACTCCAGGCGCCGCCTTCGGCTCCTGCCGCTACAAACTCAAGAGCCTTGAAGAGAACCGGGCCCAGTACGAACGCCTGATCGAGGTGTTCCGGGCTCACAACATCGGTTGTTTCTTCTACAACGGCGGCAACGATTCCGCCGACACCTGCCACAAAGTCTCCCAGCTTTCCGAGGCGATGGGTTTCCCCATCCGCGCCATCCACATTCCCAAAACCGTGGACAACGACCTGCCGGTCACCGATTGCTGTCCCGGTTACGCCTCGGCCGCCAAATACGTCGCCCTGTCCACCCTGGAGGCGAGCATGGACGTCGCCTCCATGAGCGCCACCTCGACCAAGGTGTTCGTCTTCGAGGTCATGGGGCGGCACGCCGGCTGGATCGCCGCCGCCGGCGGGATGGCCTCGACCTCCGAACGGCCGGTTCCCATCGTCATCCTGTTTCCGGAGGTACCTTTCGATCAGGACGCCTTCCTCGCAAGGGTGAAAGCCGAGGTCAGCAAACACGGTTACTGCTCGGTGGTGGTGTCCGAGGGCGTCAGACGCGCGGACGGCAAGTTTCTCGCCGACGCCGGTTACACCGACGCCTTCGGCCACACCCAGCTCGGCGGGGTGGCCCCGGTGGTGGCGCGGATGATCTACGGGGAGCTGGGATTGCGCACCCACTGGGCGGTCGCCGATTATCTGCAGCGCTCGGCGCGTCACATCGCCTCCCACACCGATGTGGAGCACGCCTATGCCGTCGGCCGGGCGGCGGTGGAACTGGCGATCGCCGGCGGCAACGCCCTGATGGTGACCATCGAGCGCAGCGCCGACGACCCTTACCGCTGGGAGATCGGCAGCGCCCCCCTGGAAGAAATCGCCAACCGGGAAAAGCACATGCCGGCCGACTTCATCACCGCGGACGGCTTCGGCATCACCGATGCCTGCCGCCGTTACCTGCAGCCGTTGATCCGCGGCGAGGACTACCCGCCGTTCGCGGAAGACGGGTTGCCCCGCTACGCCCGCCTGCAGAACGCTCCGGTGGAAAAGATCCTCAACACCCCCTTCGAGCCCTGA
- a CDS encoding dynamin family protein, whose product MQASEIYVQNLERHLAQENPLLVDVAKNFQTIDKVANGLGLLRSDQSTARQIPWWPLVSVLGLFSSGKSTFINHFLGQKVQRSGVQAVDDKFTVLCYSPDPEVKTLPGLALDVDPRFPFYRISREIEEAMEGEGKRINAYLQLKTCNSENLKGKILIDSPGFDADAQRSATLRITKHIIDISDLVLIFFDARRPEPGAMRDTLEYLVKTSVDRHDSEKFIYILNQIDVTAREDSLAEVVAAWKSALAERGLNVTHFYTIFSPEVEINCDNEYVKQRLIARRDRDLEEIHRRIKQVEVKRAYRVLSTLDQTAKELKDQAIPELVKALTGWRNWTLRLDTLILVALIGAVVFAGITTGFWFNPLADAIAFTAGLMILGIFHWLFSSIFKAIYRRRLARRQKQVGLRFNLVRAFNQCANWRLFATGKIKGWSDKVGEELEKIVNQADILIQRLNDQMTNPSGETPAGKETEKPAAAEAAKAEPVAAAPAS is encoded by the coding sequence ATGCAGGCAAGCGAAATCTACGTACAGAATCTGGAGCGCCACCTCGCCCAGGAAAATCCCCTGTTGGTGGACGTGGCCAAGAATTTCCAGACGATCGACAAGGTCGCCAACGGCCTGGGGTTGTTGCGTTCGGACCAATCCACCGCCCGCCAGATTCCCTGGTGGCCGCTGGTGTCGGTACTCGGCCTGTTCTCTTCCGGCAAGTCCACCTTTATCAATCATTTCCTGGGACAGAAGGTGCAGCGCAGCGGGGTGCAGGCGGTGGACGACAAGTTCACCGTGCTTTGTTACAGCCCCGATCCCGAGGTCAAGACCCTGCCCGGTCTGGCCCTGGACGTCGATCCCCGCTTTCCGTTCTACCGCATCAGCCGGGAGATCGAGGAGGCGATGGAGGGCGAGGGAAAGCGCATCAACGCCTATCTGCAGCTGAAAACCTGCAACAGCGAGAACCTCAAGGGCAAGATCCTGATCGACTCGCCCGGTTTCGACGCCGATGCCCAGCGCAGCGCCACGTTGCGGATCACCAAGCACATCATCGACATTTCCGATCTGGTGCTGATCTTCTTCGACGCCCGGCGGCCGGAGCCGGGGGCGATGCGCGACACCCTGGAATACCTGGTCAAGACCTCGGTCGATCGCCACGATTCGGAGAAATTCATCTACATTCTCAACCAGATCGACGTGACCGCCCGCGAGGACAGTCTCGCCGAGGTGGTGGCGGCCTGGAAGAGCGCCCTGGCCGAGCGCGGTTTGAACGTGACCCATTTCTACACCATTTTTTCCCCGGAAGTGGAGATCAACTGCGACAACGAGTATGTCAAGCAGCGCCTGATCGCCCGGCGTGACCGTGATCTGGAGGAAATCCACCGCCGCATCAAGCAGGTGGAAGTCAAGCGCGCTTACCGGGTGCTCAGCACCCTGGACCAGACCGCCAAGGAACTGAAGGATCAGGCGATTCCGGAGCTGGTGAAAGCGCTCACCGGCTGGCGCAACTGGACCCTGCGGCTCGACACCCTGATACTGGTGGCCCTGATCGGGGCGGTGGTGTTCGCCGGCATCACCACCGGTTTCTGGTTCAATCCCTTGGCCGATGCCATTGCCTTCACCGCCGGCCTGATGATCCTGGGGATCTTTCATTGGCTGTTCTCCAGCATTTTCAAGGCGATTTACCGCCGCCGTCTGGCGCGCCGGCAAAAACAGGTGGGATTGCGCTTCAATCTGGTGCGTGCCTTCAACCAGTGCGCCAACTGGCGCCTGTTCGCCACCGGCAAGATCAAGGGCTGGAGCGACAAGGTCGGCGAGGAGCTGGAAAAGATCGTCAATCAGGCCGACATCCTGATCCAGCGCCTCAACGATCAGATGACCAACCCCTCCGGGGAGACGCCGGCGGGGAAGGAAACGGAGAAGCCGGCAGCGGCCGAAGCGGCCAAGGCCGAGCCGGTCGCCGCCGCCCCGGCTTCCTGA
- the yegQ gene encoding tRNA 5-hydroxyuridine modification protein YegQ, giving the protein MSQTELLSPAGTLRHMRYAFAYGADAVYAGLPRYSLRVRNNDFTLANLETGIAEAHAQGRKFYLAANVLPHNSKVKTFIKDFAPIVAAGPDALIMADPGLILQVRETWPEMPIHLSVQANTMNYAAVRFWQRLGIERIILSRELSLDEIAEIRQQCPDVELEVFVHGALCIAYSGRCLLSGYFNRRDPNQGTCTNACRWEYRVRPAEAGGVERHPAADRTYLLEDPGRPGEYMPILEDEHGTYILNSKDLRAVEHVHKLVALGIDCLKIEGRTKSHYYVARTAQVYRQAIEDALAGRPFDARLLGVLENLSNRGYTDGFYQRHHSHEYQNYLQGASRSHRQQFVGEVEDYDPASGKAQVLIKNKLRRGDRIEWISPAGNRGMTVDYLEDLEGNALEESPGGGWRVRLPVPEAGRYDLVARYLEDAS; this is encoded by the coding sequence ATGTCCCAGACAGAACTCTTGTCCCCCGCCGGCACGTTGCGGCACATGCGCTATGCCTTCGCTTACGGCGCCGATGCGGTTTACGCCGGTCTTCCGCGTTACAGCCTCAGGGTGCGCAACAACGATTTCACCCTGGCCAATCTCGAAACGGGGATCGCCGAGGCCCACGCCCAGGGCAGGAAATTCTACCTGGCCGCCAACGTGCTGCCCCACAACAGCAAGGTCAAGACCTTCATCAAAGACTTTGCCCCCATCGTCGCGGCCGGACCCGACGCCCTCATCATGGCCGATCCGGGGCTGATCCTGCAGGTCCGGGAAACCTGGCCCGAGATGCCGATTCACCTCTCGGTGCAGGCCAACACCATGAACTATGCGGCGGTGCGTTTCTGGCAGCGGTTGGGGATCGAACGCATCATTCTGTCGCGGGAACTGTCCCTGGACGAGATTGCTGAGATCCGCCAGCAGTGTCCTGATGTCGAACTGGAAGTGTTCGTCCACGGCGCGCTGTGCATCGCCTATTCCGGGCGTTGTCTGCTGTCCGGCTACTTCAACCGCCGCGATCCCAACCAGGGCACCTGCACCAACGCCTGCCGCTGGGAGTACCGGGTCAGGCCCGCCGAGGCGGGCGGGGTGGAGCGCCATCCGGCGGCCGACCGAACCTACCTGCTCGAGGATCCCGGCCGCCCCGGTGAATACATGCCGATCCTGGAGGACGAACACGGCACCTACATTCTCAACTCCAAGGATCTGCGCGCGGTGGAGCACGTCCACAAATTGGTGGCGCTGGGAATCGACTGCCTCAAGATTGAGGGCCGGACCAAATCCCACTACTACGTTGCCCGCACCGCCCAGGTCTATCGCCAGGCGATCGAAGATGCCCTTGCCGGCCGCCCGTTCGATGCCCGTCTCCTCGGCGTGCTCGAAAATCTTTCCAACCGCGGTTATACCGACGGCTTCTATCAGCGCCACCACAGCCACGAATACCAGAACTATCTCCAGGGGGCTTCCCGCAGCCACCGCCAGCAGTTCGTCGGCGAGGTGGAGGATTACGATCCTGCCAGCGGCAAGGCCCAGGTTCTGATCAAGAACAAGCTGCGTCGGGGCGACCGCATCGAATGGATTTCCCCCGCCGGCAACCGCGGCATGACAGTGGACTATTTAGAGGACCTGGAGGGGAATGCCCTGGAGGAATCCCCCGGCGGCGGCTGGCGGGTCCGGCTGCCGGTTCCCGAAGCCGGGCGTTACGATCTGGTGGCGCGTTATCTGGAAGACGCTTCCTGA
- a CDS encoding arginyltransferase, whose product MEATEIYLSHPHPCDYLPQREARMLFLAPELELSMADYSHLVAKGFRRSGRLVYRPHCSLCQACVSVRIPVHRFRPDRSQRRCLQRNRDLELIARPAQFRDEHYDLYLRYLKARHPGGDMAESTPEDYTDFLICSWCDTLFYELRLRDRLLAVAVVDLLDDGLSAVYTFFDPDHPRRGLGTYAILSEIEAARRMGLDYLYLGYWIAECDKMAYKHRFQPLEYYADGRWLTHPPTFNPRS is encoded by the coding sequence ATGGAAGCGACGGAGATCTATCTCAGCCACCCCCACCCTTGCGACTATCTGCCGCAACGTGAGGCGCGGATGCTGTTCCTGGCGCCGGAGCTGGAACTGTCAATGGCCGATTACAGCCACCTGGTGGCCAAGGGTTTCCGGCGCAGCGGCCGTCTGGTCTACCGGCCCCACTGCAGCCTGTGCCAAGCCTGTGTCTCGGTACGGATACCGGTCCACCGTTTCCGCCCCGACCGCAGCCAGCGCCGTTGCCTGCAGCGCAACCGGGACCTGGAACTGATCGCCCGGCCGGCGCAATTCCGCGATGAGCATTACGATCTCTATCTCCGTTATCTGAAGGCCCGTCATCCCGGCGGCGACATGGCCGAATCGACGCCCGAGGACTACACCGACTTTCTTATCTGCAGCTGGTGCGACACGCTGTTCTACGAACTCCGCCTCCGGGACCGGCTTCTGGCCGTCGCCGTGGTCGATCTGCTCGACGACGGCCTGTCGGCGGTCTATACCTTCTTCGATCCGGACCATCCCCGGCGGGGGCTTGGAACCTACGCCATCCTGTCAGAGATCGAAGCCGCCCGGCGCATGGGGCTGGACTACCTGTATCTGGGCTACTGGATCGCCGAATGTGACAAAATGGCCTACAAGCACCGCTTCCAGCCACTGGAGTACTATGCCGACGGCCGCTGGCTGACCCATCCACCCACCTTCAACCCCAGGAGCTGA
- a CDS encoding roadblock/LC7 domain-containing protein → MREQMLTSILNELNGTSADIEASGVISIDGLMMAAVLPQGMDEDRVGAMSAAMLSLGDRTAQELARGELEQVLIKGDKGYVLMTHAGREAVLTVLAKPQAKLGLIFLDVKRAAENIAQLI, encoded by the coding sequence ATGCGTGAACAGATGTTGACCTCCATTTTGAATGAGCTGAACGGCACCTCGGCGGATATCGAAGCCTCCGGCGTCATTTCCATCGACGGTCTGATGATGGCGGCGGTATTGCCCCAGGGCATGGACGAGGACCGCGTCGGGGCCATGAGCGCGGCGATGCTGTCACTGGGGGACCGGACCGCCCAGGAACTGGCGCGCGGCGAACTGGAGCAGGTGCTTATCAAGGGGGACAAGGGCTACGTGCTCATGACCCACGCGGGACGGGAGGCAGTGCTGACCGTGCTCGCCAAACCCCAGGCCAAGCTCGGGCTGATCTTTCTCGACGTCAAGCGGGCCGCTGAGAACATCGCCCAGTTGATCTGA
- a CDS encoding phosphate/phosphite/phosphonate ABC transporter substrate-binding protein gives MSYTFTVSPDFSPDYIAGWFVFNTWLQRILETGFHLELMDDFDSLHAAIAQDRIDLVYANPYDAAMLVREKGFSALAKPRGDADEALIAVAAESGVQAVEDLPEGARIATTDNPDVHLMGMILLEPAGLGQDNTVQVECDNYVLVAKRLLTGESDAGIFLARAFDELSRPVRERLKVLVRSDIQVIHHYLMAGPRIAELHAKLQDALVSMGETPRTARILEQLKLPGWDPVDPEEVEFMIDLMETLKFSPA, from the coding sequence ATGAGCTATACCTTCACGGTGAGTCCCGATTTCAGTCCCGACTATATCGCCGGCTGGTTCGTCTTCAATACCTGGTTGCAGCGGATCCTGGAAACTGGATTCCATCTGGAGCTGATGGATGACTTCGACAGCCTTCACGCCGCTATTGCGCAGGACCGGATCGATCTCGTCTACGCCAATCCCTATGATGCCGCCATGCTGGTGCGGGAGAAGGGTTTCAGTGCCTTGGCCAAGCCCCGGGGCGACGCCGACGAGGCGCTGATCGCCGTGGCGGCGGAAAGCGGGGTGCAGGCGGTGGAGGATCTGCCGGAGGGGGCACGGATTGCCACCACGGACAACCCGGACGTCCATCTGATGGGGATGATTCTGCTGGAGCCGGCAGGTTTGGGGCAGGACAACACCGTGCAGGTGGAATGCGACAATTACGTGCTGGTCGCCAAGCGGCTGCTGACAGGGGAGAGCGATGCCGGCATCTTCCTCGCCAGGGCTTTCGACGAGCTGAGCCGGCCGGTGCGGGAAAGGCTGAAGGTGCTGGTCCGCAGCGATATCCAGGTCATCCATCATTATCTGATGGCAGGTCCCAGGATCGCCGAGCTGCATGCGAAGTTGCAAGATGCGCTGGTGAGCATGGGGGAGACGCCGAGGACGGCCCGGATTCTGGAACAGCTGAAGCTGCCCGGCTGGGACCCGGTCGATCCGGAAGAGGTCGAATTCATGATCGATTTGATGGAGACGCTGAAATTCAGCCCGGCCTGA
- the trxB gene encoding thioredoxin-disulfide reductase has product MSEAKHCRLLILGSGPAGYTAAIYAARANLNPVLVTGLEQGGQLMTTTDVENWPGEPDGVQGPELMERMRRHAEKFNTEIIFDHIHRADLSRRPFTLEGDAGRYTCDALIIATGSSAKYLGLPSEEKYKGRGVSACATCDGFFYKDEPVAVVGGGNTAVEEALYLANICSHVTLIHRRDKLRAEKILVDRLLKRVEEGKVSIEWNHVVDEILGDDQGVTGVRIRHVQSGETREIPVKGVFIAIGHHPNTELFEGQLELVNGYIRVKGTGDMQGNATATNIPGVFAAGDVADPVYRQAVTSAGTGCMAALDAEKFLEESV; this is encoded by the coding sequence ATGAGCGAAGCCAAACACTGCCGACTGCTGATCCTGGGTTCCGGCCCGGCCGGTTACACCGCCGCCATCTATGCGGCCCGCGCCAACCTGAATCCGGTGCTGGTCACCGGCCTGGAGCAGGGGGGACAGCTGATGACCACCACCGACGTGGAAAACTGGCCCGGCGAACCGGACGGGGTCCAGGGGCCCGAGCTGATGGAACGGATGCGGCGGCATGCGGAAAAGTTCAACACCGAGATCATCTTCGACCACATCCACCGCGCCGATCTCTCCCGGCGCCCCTTCACCCTCGAAGGCGATGCCGGCCGCTATACCTGCGACGCCCTCATCATCGCCACCGGCTCTTCGGCCAAATATCTGGGGCTGCCCTCGGAGGAAAAGTACAAGGGCCGCGGGGTGTCGGCCTGCGCCACCTGCGACGGCTTCTTCTACAAGGATGAGCCCGTCGCCGTGGTCGGGGGCGGCAACACCGCCGTGGAAGAGGCACTGTATCTGGCCAACATCTGCTCCCACGTCACCCTGATCCATCGCCGGGACAAGCTGCGGGCGGAAAAGATCCTGGTCGACCGCTTGCTGAAGCGCGTCGAGGAAGGCAAGGTCAGCATCGAATGGAATCACGTGGTGGACGAGATCCTGGGCGACGACCAGGGCGTCACCGGCGTCCGCATCCGCCACGTCCAGAGCGGGGAAACCAGGGAAATCCCGGTAAAAGGGGTGTTCATCGCCATCGGCCACCATCCCAACACAGAGCTGTTCGAGGGGCAGTTGGAACTGGTCAACGGCTATATCAGGGTCAAAGGGACCGGTGACATGCAGGGCAACGCCACCGCCACCAACATTCCCGGCGTGTTCGCCGCCGGTGACGTGGCCGACCCGGTCTACCGCCAGGCGGTCACCTCCGCCGGCACCGGCTGCATGGCGGCCCTCGATGCGGAGAAATTCCTGGAGGAATCGGTCTAA
- the aat gene encoding leucyl/phenylalanyl-tRNA--protein transferase — protein sequence MLTLLDPDDPRQPFPPPAKALSEPNGLLAVGGDLSPTRLLKAYRQGIFPWYNPGEPILWWSPDPRLVLFPERLKVSRSLRKLLRKGEFEVSFDRDFEAVIDGCAAPRPYESGTWITPEMRAAYVSLHRQGHAHSVECWYEGGLVGGLYGVAIGQVFYGESMFYRKSNASKVAFVILVEHLRRWNYRLIDCQVHTRHLQRFGAEEIPRDRFTALLQRYCAAPCAPEAWRL from the coding sequence ATGTTGACCCTGCTCGATCCCGACGATCCCCGCCAGCCGTTTCCGCCGCCGGCCAAGGCTCTGAGCGAACCCAACGGCCTTTTGGCCGTCGGCGGCGACCTCTCCCCCACCCGGCTGCTGAAAGCCTACCGGCAGGGGATCTTCCCCTGGTACAACCCCGGCGAACCGATCCTGTGGTGGTCCCCCGACCCCCGTCTGGTGCTGTTTCCGGAGCGTCTCAAGGTGTCCCGCAGCCTGCGCAAGCTGCTGCGCAAGGGGGAATTCGAGGTCAGTTTCGACCGCGATTTCGAGGCGGTCATCGACGGCTGCGCGGCCCCCAGACCCTACGAATCGGGAACCTGGATCACCCCGGAGATGCGGGCCGCCTACGTCAGCCTGCATCGTCAGGGACACGCCCACTCGGTGGAATGCTGGTATGAAGGGGGGCTGGTCGGTGGCCTTTACGGGGTGGCGATCGGGCAGGTCTTCTATGGCGAGTCGATGTTCTACCGGAAAAGCAACGCCTCCAAGGTCGCTTTCGTCATCCTGGTCGAACACCTGCGCCGCTGGAATTACCGCCTGATCGACTGCCAGGTGCACACCCGCCATCTGCAACGCTTCGGGGCCGAGGAGATTCCCCGCGACAGATTCACCGCCCTGCTGCAGCGTTACTGCGCGGCACCCTGCGCACCGGAGGCGTGGCGCCTGTGA
- a CDS encoding PAS domain-containing protein yields MLQDMDPANVKGEYREYTLELYGVGPRRVLVTDEEVPYPDGRLIVSRADTNGIITHVNRSFVAMSGYEEEELIGAPHSILRHPDMPKAAFQDLWATVRRGDIWQGYVKNLRKDGAYYWVKATVIPNIRNGRVVGYTSVRRKPDRRKVEECIDLYARMRQEEAAA; encoded by the coding sequence ATGTTACAGGATATGGATCCAGCCAATGTGAAGGGCGAATACCGGGAATACACGCTGGAACTATACGGCGTCGGTCCCCGCAGGGTCCTGGTCACCGATGAGGAGGTGCCTTATCCCGACGGCCGCTTGATTGTCTCCCGCGCCGATACCAATGGCATCATCACCCACGTAAACCGCTCTTTCGTGGCCATGTCCGGCTACGAGGAGGAGGAGCTGATCGGCGCGCCCCATTCCATCCTGCGCCATCCGGACATGCCGAAGGCGGCGTTTCAGGATCTGTGGGCGACGGTCCGGCGCGGTGACATCTGGCAGGGATACGTCAAAAATCTGCGCAAGGACGGGGCCTATTACTGGGTCAAGGCGACGGTCATCCCCAACATCCGGAACGGCCGGGTGGTCGGTTACACCTCGGTGCGGCGCAAGCCGGACCGGCGCAAGGTCGAGGAATGCATCGACCTGTATGCCAGAATGCGACAAGAGGAGGCGGCGGCATGA
- a CDS encoding GTP-binding protein — MKTDQVYDKLIFTGPVGAGKTTAIASISDTPPVRTDACATDMTSARKPETTVALDYGVLRLDDGGKLHLYGTPGQERFDFMWEILVRGGIGLVLLLDNTRTDPFQDMRFFIQRFHPFIDATGLVVGVTRMDLKATPSLEAYYNSLEQLGIRAPVLEIDARRRTDVVLLVQALLFHLNPGVLMEESDA, encoded by the coding sequence ATGAAGACCGATCAGGTTTACGACAAACTGATCTTCACCGGTCCGGTCGGTGCCGGCAAGACCACCGCCATCGCCAGCATCAGCGACACGCCGCCGGTGCGTACCGATGCCTGTGCGACGGACATGACCTCGGCGCGCAAGCCGGAGACGACGGTGGCGCTGGATTACGGGGTGCTCCGCCTGGACGACGGCGGCAAGCTCCATCTCTACGGCACCCCGGGCCAGGAGCGCTTCGATTTCATGTGGGAGATACTGGTCCGGGGCGGGATCGGTCTGGTGCTGCTGCTGGACAACACCCGGACCGATCCCTTTCAGGACATGCGTTTCTTTATCCAGCGCTTCCATCCCTTCATCGACGCCACCGGCCTGGTCGTTGGCGTGACCCGGATGGATCTCAAGGCGACCCCGTCGCTGGAGGCCTATTACAATTCCCTGGAACAGCTGGGGATCAGAGCGCCGGTCCTGGAGATCGATGCCCGCCGCCGGACGGATGTGGTGCTGTTGGTGCAGGCGCTGCTGTTCCACCTGAATCCGGGCGTCCTCATGGAGGAATCCGATGCATGA